A portion of the Bacteroidales bacterium genome contains these proteins:
- a CDS encoding acyl-CoA dehydrogenase, with product MPATVQYTAPDHYLVDDLYTDEHKLVRNSARDWVNRSVKPIIEEYCDKSKFPLHLVKEMGELGAFGPFIPVEYGGSGLDYISYGLIMQELERGDSGIRSMASVQTSLVMFPIFKYGSEEQKKKYLPRLAAGEIIGCFGLTEPDHGSDPGSMKTRIKDKGDYYLLNGAKMWITNSTIADIAIVWAKDEKDRIRGLIVEKGWKGFTAPETHGKWSLRASVTGELVFDDVKVPKENILPNIEGLKGPLGCLDSARYGIAWGVIGAAMDCYDAALRYALERKQFNKPIASFQLQQKKLAEALTEITKAQLLTWRLGVLRNEGRATAAQISMAKRNNVAMALNIARETRQILGAMGITNDFPMMRHMMNLESVITYEGTHDIHLLITGNEITGIPAFK from the coding sequence ATGCCAGCAACAGTGCAATATACAGCACCTGATCACTATTTGGTTGATGATCTCTATACCGATGAGCATAAACTTGTTCGAAACTCTGCTAGAGATTGGGTAAATCGGTCGGTAAAACCAATAATAGAAGAGTATTGCGATAAATCAAAATTCCCTTTACACCTTGTTAAGGAGATGGGTGAGTTGGGCGCATTTGGCCCTTTCATTCCAGTTGAGTATGGAGGTTCAGGATTAGATTATATATCTTATGGTTTGATAATGCAAGAACTTGAGCGTGGCGATTCAGGTATTCGTTCTATGGCATCAGTTCAAACCTCTTTAGTAATGTTTCCAATATTCAAATATGGAAGCGAAGAGCAAAAAAAGAAATACCTTCCACGATTGGCTGCTGGTGAGATTATTGGCTGCTTTGGTTTAACAGAACCCGATCATGGCTCCGATCCTGGAAGCATGAAAACAAGAATAAAAGATAAGGGTGATTATTACCTTCTTAATGGAGCTAAAATGTGGATCACAAACTCTACAATTGCAGATATCGCTATTGTTTGGGCTAAAGATGAAAAGGATAGAATTAGAGGGCTGATTGTTGAAAAGGGATGGAAAGGATTTACTGCACCCGAAACTCATGGAAAATGGTCGCTAAGAGCCTCAGTAACAGGGGAACTTGTTTTTGATGATGTCAAAGTCCCCAAAGAGAATATTCTTCCTAATATTGAAGGGTTAAAAGGACCTCTTGGCTGTTTGGATTCAGCTCGTTACGGAATTGCGTGGGGAGTTATCGGTGCAGCAATGGATTGCTACGATGCAGCCCTACGTTATGCATTAGAGAGGAAGCAGTTTAATAAACCAATAGCATCATTTCAGCTACAGCAGAAAAAACTGGCTGAAGCATTAACCGAGATTACAAAAGCTCAACTTTTAACATGGAGACTTGGCGTACTTCGGAATGAAGGAAGAGCCACAGCTGCACAAATATCAATGGCTAAAAGGAATAATGTTGCTATGGCATTGAATATTGCTCGTGAAACACGTCAAATTCTCGGTGCAATGGGCATTACCAACGATTTCCCCATGATGCGCCACATGATGAACCTTGAATCGGTGATTACATACGAAGGAACTCACGATATTCATTTACTAATTACAGGTAACGAAATAACAGGTATACCAGCTTTTAAGTAG
- a CDS encoding acyl-CoA dehydrogenase, with protein sequence MNFNYSEEQLMIKKTARDYAQRELFKDVIERDTNAVYPVQHIKNIAQLGFFGMLISPEYGGVGLDNVSYTLALEEISKVDSSVAVIMAVHNSLTGYGIETFGTKEQKEKYLPLLASGEKIGAFLLSEPEAGSDASFQKTSAIDKGDHYVINGIKNWITSANTGGLYLVIAQTWPDKCNKGINAFIVDRNSAGITLGPHEDKMGMRSSDTHSVMFTDVIVPKENRIGEDGFGFKFAMKLLEGGRIGISAQALGIATGAYELALKYAKERKTFGTEIIHHQAVAFKLADMVAQIESARLLVHKAAWLKDNHQPYGTASAIAKLIATDVAMKVTTEAVQIHGGYGYVKEYHVERLMREAKLTQIYEGTSEIQKLIISRAISKE encoded by the coding sequence ATGAACTTTAATTATAGCGAAGAGCAATTGATGATAAAGAAGACCGCTCGTGATTATGCGCAGCGAGAGTTGTTTAAAGATGTTATTGAACGCGATACAAATGCAGTTTACCCCGTACAGCATATTAAAAATATCGCCCAGTTGGGTTTTTTTGGTATGCTTATTAGCCCTGAATACGGTGGTGTTGGTCTTGACAATGTTTCGTATACTTTAGCTCTTGAGGAGATATCAAAGGTTGATTCTTCGGTTGCCGTTATTATGGCTGTTCATAATTCACTAACTGGATATGGTATCGAAACTTTTGGTACCAAGGAACAGAAAGAGAAATATCTGCCCTTATTGGCTAGCGGTGAGAAGATAGGTGCTTTTCTGCTAAGTGAACCCGAAGCAGGCTCTGATGCTTCTTTCCAAAAAACATCCGCAATCGATAAAGGGGATCATTATGTTATCAATGGCATAAAGAATTGGATTACAAGTGCTAATACTGGAGGTCTTTATTTAGTAATAGCTCAAACTTGGCCTGATAAGTGTAATAAAGGGATTAATGCTTTTATTGTTGACCGTAATTCAGCGGGGATTACACTTGGCCCACACGAGGATAAAATGGGAATGCGTAGTTCCGACACTCACTCAGTAATGTTCACCGATGTTATTGTACCAAAAGAGAATAGGATAGGAGAGGATGGTTTTGGTTTTAAGTTTGCCATGAAACTTTTAGAAGGAGGTAGGATAGGTATCTCCGCTCAGGCATTAGGAATAGCCACTGGTGCTTATGAATTGGCCTTAAAATATGCAAAAGAGCGAAAAACATTTGGAACAGAAATAATACACCATCAAGCAGTTGCATTTAAGCTTGCAGATATGGTTGCTCAGATTGAATCTGCTCGATTGCTCGTTCATAAAGCGGCATGGTTAAAAGATAACCATCAACCTTACGGAACGGCAAGTGCAATAGCAAAACTCATTGCAACTGATGTGGCAATGAAAGTAACTACCGAAGCAGTTCAAATTCATGGTGGGTATGGCTATGTTAAGGAGTATCACGTTGAACGGCTAATGCGTGAAGCTAAATTAACTCAGATTTATGAAGGTACATCAGAGATACAAAAACTAATTATATCAAGAGCAATATCAAAAGAATAA
- a CDS encoding 3-ketoacyl-CoA thiolase, with the protein MKRKIYMTAGYNTISLGTGRKEFNPKKPRPSIEHYIKEAGKATVKSLGGAKNVDEGVIGNFMACRFVKQAHLGAFMPIIDDGLRYKPSLRVEGACASGGLALISGIRSVLSESADVVLAMGVEVQNTVKAIYGADILAGAGWFAERKEGHAYFFPGQFSNRAGAYYDKFGRDKTRQAFAVWFKNAIENARLCPTAQEYENKVEDLIALALTEPNPKGFTDFLNVFDCSKVSDGASAIAICSEEGLKRAGISKSDAVEIVGWAQIVDNITEKPKDLTKLIAIEIAAKRALESAKITINDLATIEVHDCFTVAGILSVEALGLAKYGEGPEFVINGNTSRNGKIPINTTGGLIGWGHPTGGTGVHQAVTIWEQLTGKAGAAQIEIPKEKPYGMTINMGGDDKTVVAIVYKKNI; encoded by the coding sequence ATGAAGCGAAAAATATATATGACTGCTGGTTATAATACCATCTCACTTGGAACTGGACGTAAAGAGTTTAATCCCAAAAAACCTCGACCTAGTATTGAGCACTATATTAAAGAGGCTGGAAAGGCTACTGTTAAATCGCTCGGAGGTGCAAAAAATGTAGATGAGGGCGTAATTGGTAATTTTATGGCCTGTCGTTTTGTTAAACAAGCTCATCTTGGTGCATTTATGCCAATTATTGATGATGGATTACGCTATAAACCTTCGCTTAGAGTCGAAGGGGCTTGTGCTTCGGGAGGATTAGCGTTAATTTCTGGCATTAGATCAGTCCTTTCAGAATCAGCAGATGTTGTACTAGCCATGGGAGTTGAGGTTCAGAATACAGTTAAGGCAATCTATGGTGCCGATATTTTAGCGGGTGCAGGATGGTTTGCTGAACGTAAAGAGGGACATGCCTATTTTTTCCCAGGACAATTCAGCAACCGTGCTGGAGCCTATTATGACAAGTTTGGTAGGGATAAAACGCGCCAAGCTTTTGCCGTATGGTTTAAAAATGCAATTGAGAATGCAAGGCTATGTCCAACAGCACAAGAGTACGAAAATAAAGTTGAGGATCTTATTGCTCTTGCTCTCACAGAGCCTAACCCAAAAGGTTTTACCGATTTTCTAAATGTGTTTGATTGTTCAAAGGTTTCTGATGGTGCTTCGGCAATTGCAATATGCTCAGAAGAGGGACTTAAAAGAGCAGGTATCTCAAAATCGGACGCAGTTGAAATAGTTGGATGGGCTCAGATTGTTGATAATATTACTGAAAAACCGAAAGATCTTACCAAACTTATAGCTATCGAAATTGCTGCAAAGAGAGCGTTAGAATCAGCCAAAATTACCATAAACGATTTGGCAACTATTGAGGTTCATGACTGTTTTACAGTTGCTGGTATTTTAAGCGTTGAAGCACTTGGGTTGGCTAAATATGGAGAGGGTCCAGAATTTGTAATTAACGGAAATACTTCACGTAATGGTAAAATTCCTATTAACACAACTGGCGGGTTAATTGGTTGGGGTCATCCAACTGGTGGCACAGGTGTTCATCAGGCTGTTACCATTTGGGAGCAACTCACAGGTAAGGCAGGTGCAGCACAAATCGAAATTCCAAAAGAAAAGCCATATGGAATGACAATTAATATGGGAGGTGATGATAAAACAGTTGTTGCAATTGTCTACAAAAAAAATATTTAG
- a CDS encoding 3-hydroxyacyl-CoA dehydrogenase family protein, protein MNYEEKLQNVSVLGAAGKMGSGILLLTAVEMADLQLKPENKAKNFILNAIDVSPVALSGLYGYLRTQVKKIAEKKVIQLRQVYKDNSELIENSEVIDQYVDDVMKLVLFSTRIESTYESSLIFEAIVEDSDIKVKIFSQILENNKKNPWFLTNTSSVPIAELDSRSGLKGNILGFHFYNPPAVQKLVELITTKNTNKELIEFSKIYAKNLNKKLVPSNDFAGFIGNGHFMRDLLFGIKKVEELAMEMSLVEAVYTVNRVSQDFLIRPMGIFQLMDYVGVDVCQKILQVMKSRLKDENLHSFLIDKLISLGIKGGQNSDGSQKSGIFLYEKGKPAAIYDSKKKDYDHIEAFRSSIDIKLGKLPTSHKPWKDVIANKQRDEFLKNYFKELSSLNTFGSKLAMEYHINSKNIGLNLVKEGIADNDENVNTVMLTGFFHAYGPINSFLD, encoded by the coding sequence ATGAACTACGAAGAAAAACTTCAAAACGTATCGGTATTGGGAGCCGCTGGTAAAATGGGATCAGGTATCCTTTTATTAACAGCGGTTGAAATGGCCGATTTACAATTAAAGCCAGAGAATAAGGCTAAAAACTTTATTCTAAATGCCATTGATGTTTCTCCTGTTGCTTTATCTGGACTTTATGGTTATTTAAGAACGCAGGTGAAAAAAATTGCTGAAAAAAAGGTTATTCAACTGCGTCAAGTTTATAAGGATAATTCGGAATTAATTGAGAACTCTGAGGTTATCGATCAGTATGTTGATGATGTAATGAAACTTGTACTTTTTAGTACTCGTATTGAGTCAACATATGAATCAAGTTTAATTTTTGAGGCCATAGTAGAGGATTCTGATATTAAGGTTAAAATTTTCTCTCAAATTTTAGAAAATAATAAAAAGAACCCTTGGTTCCTAACAAATACATCCTCAGTACCAATTGCTGAGTTGGACTCTAGGTCGGGATTAAAAGGAAATATTTTAGGTTTCCATTTTTATAATCCTCCTGCAGTTCAAAAACTTGTTGAATTGATTACAACCAAGAATACCAATAAAGAGCTAATAGAATTCTCAAAAATCTATGCTAAAAATCTGAATAAAAAGTTAGTTCCATCCAATGATTTTGCCGGATTTATAGGTAATGGACATTTTATGCGTGATTTGCTTTTTGGCATTAAAAAGGTTGAAGAATTAGCAATGGAAATGTCGCTTGTAGAAGCAGTTTATACTGTTAATAGAGTAAGCCAAGATTTCCTTATTCGACCTATGGGTATTTTTCAGCTGATGGACTATGTAGGTGTTGATGTTTGCCAGAAAATTCTTCAAGTTATGAAATCGCGTTTAAAAGATGAAAACCTTCATAGTTTTTTAATCGACAAGCTAATATCACTAGGTATAAAAGGTGGACAGAACTCAGATGGTTCCCAAAAATCAGGCATTTTTTTATATGAAAAAGGAAAACCCGCAGCCATTTATGATTCAAAGAAAAAGGATTACGATCATATTGAAGCTTTTAGATCTTCAATAGATATAAAACTTGGAAAACTTCCAACTTCTCATAAACCATGGAAGGATGTTATTGCTAACAAGCAAAGGGATGAGTTTCTCAAGAATTATTTCAAAGAACTATCATCTTTAAATACGTTTGGTTCAAAGTTGGCTATGGAGTATCATATCAACTCAAAAAATATTGGATTAAATCTGGTTAAAGAAGGTATTGCTGATAATGATGAAAATGTTAATACAGTTATGCTAACTGGATTTTTCCATGCTTATGGGCCAATAAATAGTTTTCTTGACTAA
- a CDS encoding crotonase: MNYSILNYQHESGIGILTISRPEALNALNSLFFKEFNDFLNSIQSSKTLKVLIITGEGKSFVAGADISEMQKMKVREGLGFSKTGQETFGKLVNLEIPVIAAVNGFALGGGCELAMACDFRIASSKAKFGMPEVSLGLIPGYGGTQRLSRLVGLGDALYLVLTGQIIDSSEALRIGLVQKVVEAEVLLLEAKNIATKIAAQSPVAIKTAKKVIRKGYNVEIDKGFELEAESFSKMFENDGSEGMKAFLEKRKPNWN; encoded by the coding sequence ATGAATTATTCGATTTTGAACTACCAGCACGAATCGGGAATTGGTATTTTAACAATTTCAAGACCCGAAGCCCTTAACGCTTTAAATAGCTTGTTTTTTAAAGAGTTTAATGATTTTCTAAACTCAATTCAATCCTCCAAGACTTTAAAGGTTCTCATAATTACAGGGGAGGGCAAGTCATTTGTCGCAGGAGCTGATATTAGTGAGATGCAAAAAATGAAAGTGCGTGAAGGGTTAGGTTTCTCAAAGACAGGACAAGAAACATTTGGTAAACTTGTAAACCTTGAGATTCCAGTTATTGCCGCCGTAAATGGATTTGCACTAGGAGGCGGTTGCGAATTAGCAATGGCTTGTGATTTCAGGATTGCAAGTTCAAAGGCAAAGTTCGGTATGCCCGAGGTAAGTTTAGGTCTGATTCCTGGATACGGAGGTACTCAGCGACTTTCCAGATTGGTAGGTCTTGGAGATGCTCTCTATCTTGTACTTACAGGCCAAATAATTGATTCATCTGAAGCCCTGCGTATTGGACTTGTTCAAAAAGTTGTTGAAGCTGAAGTATTGCTCCTTGAAGCAAAAAATATTGCTACTAAAATAGCAGCACAGAGTCCAGTTGCTATAAAAACGGCAAAAAAAGTAATTCGTAAGGGCTATAATGTCGAAATTGACAAAGGATTTGAATTAGAAGCAGAATCGTTCTCTAAAATGTTTGAAAACGATGGTTCTGAAGGAATGAAGGCATTTCTCGAAAAAAGAAAACCAAATTGGAATTAG
- a CDS encoding DUF4249 domain-containing protein, which translates to MKLHSNYPIIYTIICIIALGSCTENIPIDLGKTNARLVVDGAITTDTIKHKVRLTKSGDALYQQPVQVISNALVSILDGSNEFVLLENSVNKGVYETDPSVYGIPGKTYTLHISHVDIDGDGVFEEYSAQSYLKKENPIDSIKITYDDRNPDYSGWTINLYAHEIGGGRNFYLMKAYKNNVLLTDSTSEYANMGDNTGFNGGYYDGFPVYMLQKKKLDEKIQKGDKITLEMDGITEEYFNFITDYIQEYNPKMPIFSGPSANISTNIEPNDKAVGFFAAYSIARCSRVY; encoded by the coding sequence ATGAAACTACATAGTAATTACCCGATAATTTATACCATAATATGTATAATAGCATTAGGCTCATGCACTGAAAATATCCCAATTGATTTGGGTAAAACTAATGCAAGGCTTGTAGTCGATGGAGCTATTACAACCGATACTATCAAGCATAAGGTTAGATTAACTAAATCAGGCGATGCATTATACCAGCAGCCCGTTCAGGTTATTTCGAATGCCCTTGTATCTATTTTAGATGGTAGTAATGAATTTGTGCTACTTGAAAATTCAGTCAATAAAGGGGTATATGAAACAGATCCGAGTGTTTATGGAATTCCTGGCAAAACTTACACATTACATATATCGCATGTAGATATTGACGGGGATGGCGTTTTTGAAGAATATTCGGCTCAATCATACCTTAAGAAAGAAAATCCTATCGATTCTATTAAAATAACATACGATGATCGTAACCCTGATTATAGTGGTTGGACCATAAATCTTTATGCTCATGAAATTGGTGGTGGTAGAAATTTTTATTTAATGAAAGCCTATAAAAATAATGTTCTGCTCACTGATAGTACCTCTGAATATGCTAATATGGGTGATAACACGGGATTCAATGGCGGATATTATGATGGATTTCCAGTATATATGTTGCAAAAGAAGAAACTCGATGAGAAGATTCAAAAAGGCGATAAAATTACCCTTGAAATGGATGGAATAACTGAAGAGTACTTTAATTTTATAACGGATTATATTCAGGAATACAATCCAAAGATGCCTATTTTTAGTGGACCTTCTGCCAACATTTCAACCAATATTGAACCTAATGATAAAGCAGTTGGATTCTTTGCAGCCTATTCAATTGCTAGGTGTTCTAGGGTATATTAG
- a CDS encoding TonB-dependent receptor: protein MKVLQTLLFTALILFSLSEKLHASDSPIAKYTISGYVKDASNGEVLIGSAVLVKEEGKGTATNVYGFYSISLTPGTYTLVYSFIGYNSKEQVVKLTSNQVINIELSLESKVLQEVVVRGEKLNSNIVKPEMSVSKLEMKSIRRIPALMGEVDVIKAIQMLPGVQTTSEGSSGFSVRGGGIDQNLILLDEATVYNASHLMGFFSVFNNDAIRDVKLYKGDIPANYGGRLSSVLDVRMKEGNNKKFSATGGIGLISSRLTLEGPIGSEKTSFLISGRRTYADIFFPLLTDTSAKKAVMYFYDLNLKINHQINNNNRLYLSAYLGRDKFGQKELADIGFGNKTFTLRWNHLFSPQLFSNTTAIISKYDYSLKMNQSSSKYIWESSLLDYTLKLDFNYFLTPENEIKFGVSSTYHDINPCNAWMENNGSTITIPYPKNYELEHVAYISNQQKIGDNITLKYGIRYSMFQNVGKTTSYKFDQNYKVIDTIDYPSGKIFHTYYAFDPRLGIVYTVNDKSSVKASYSHTTQFMQLASNSNGGMPLDVWFPSSPNIKPQKADQYAIGYFRNFFDNNIETSAEVYYKNMNNVIDFKDHALLLMNPRMEGEIRTGKANAYGIEFSVKKNVGKLTGWVSYTLSKVKRKIPEINDGKAYPAPYDKPNNINIILNYEFTKRLMVSANWIYATGTPMTAPVGTFEYGNTVNKIYSSRNGYRMSDYHRLDLSVTLKGVERPNRFWQGEWVFSIYNAYGRHNDWIINFVQDKNNPKILNAQRMYLPFVFFPGITYNFNF, encoded by the coding sequence ATGAAAGTATTACAAACACTGTTATTTACAGCATTAATTTTATTCTCTTTATCTGAAAAACTACATGCGAGTGATTCGCCAATTGCTAAATATACTATTAGCGGGTATGTAAAAGATGCTTCAAATGGAGAAGTACTGATTGGCTCAGCTGTTTTAGTAAAAGAAGAGGGAAAGGGTACAGCTACCAATGTTTACGGATTTTATTCAATAAGCCTTACCCCTGGCACATATACATTAGTATATTCCTTTATTGGATACAATTCAAAAGAACAAGTAGTTAAATTAACTTCAAATCAAGTTATTAATATTGAATTGAGCCTTGAGTCAAAGGTTCTTCAAGAAGTTGTTGTTCGAGGTGAGAAACTCAATTCAAATATTGTAAAACCTGAGATGAGTGTTTCTAAACTCGAAATGAAGAGTATTCGAAGAATACCTGCTTTAATGGGTGAAGTAGATGTGATTAAGGCGATTCAGATGTTGCCTGGTGTTCAAACAACCTCAGAGGGCTCCTCAGGATTTAGTGTAAGAGGTGGTGGAATAGATCAGAATCTCATCCTACTGGATGAAGCAACTGTTTATAATGCTTCACACCTCATGGGATTTTTCTCGGTTTTCAATAACGATGCCATTCGTGATGTGAAACTGTATAAGGGCGATATTCCAGCAAATTACGGGGGTAGACTTTCGTCGGTACTAGATGTTCGCATGAAAGAAGGCAACAACAAAAAATTTTCAGCAACAGGGGGAATAGGACTTATCTCGAGTCGACTTACCCTCGAAGGGCCTATTGGAAGTGAAAAAACATCTTTTCTTATTTCAGGACGAAGAACATATGCCGATATATTTTTTCCCTTGCTTACCGATACAAGCGCAAAGAAAGCTGTTATGTATTTTTATGATTTGAACCTTAAAATTAACCATCAAATAAATAATAATAACCGTTTATATTTATCGGCTTATTTGGGAAGGGATAAATTTGGACAAAAAGAACTTGCAGATATTGGGTTTGGGAACAAAACCTTTACCTTAAGATGGAATCACCTGTTTTCTCCTCAACTATTTTCCAACACTACTGCCATTATCTCAAAATATGATTATTCTTTAAAAATGAATCAGAGTAGTTCTAAATATATTTGGGAATCAAGTTTGCTGGATTATACATTAAAATTAGACTTCAACTACTTTCTAACACCTGAAAACGAAATAAAATTTGGGGTATCATCAACTTATCACGATATTAACCCTTGCAATGCTTGGATGGAAAACAATGGCAGTACTATAACTATTCCCTACCCTAAAAATTACGAACTCGAACATGTAGCATATATCTCGAATCAACAAAAAATAGGGGATAATATTACTTTAAAATATGGGATAAGGTATTCTATGTTTCAGAATGTCGGAAAAACAACTAGTTACAAATTTGATCAGAACTATAAAGTTATTGATACTATCGATTATCCAAGTGGGAAAATATTCCATACCTATTATGCTTTTGATCCCCGTTTAGGAATTGTTTATACTGTTAATGACAAATCGTCTGTAAAAGCTAGTTATTCTCACACAACTCAATTTATGCAGTTGGCATCGAATTCAAACGGTGGTATGCCCCTTGATGTCTGGTTTCCATCGTCTCCAAATATCAAACCACAGAAAGCGGATCAGTATGCAATAGGATATTTCAGAAACTTTTTCGATAATAACATTGAAACTTCTGCTGAAGTTTATTATAAAAATATGAATAATGTTATTGATTTTAAAGATCATGCTTTACTGCTAATGAATCCAAGAATGGAGGGCGAAATAAGAACTGGCAAAGCCAATGCATACGGAATAGAATTTTCTGTTAAAAAGAACGTAGGTAAGCTTACAGGTTGGGTCAGTTATACCCTTTCAAAGGTAAAGCGCAAAATACCGGAAATAAATGATGGTAAAGCATACCCAGCACCATATGATAAACCCAATAATATTAATATAATTTTAAATTACGAGTTCACTAAACGACTTATGGTATCAGCAAACTGGATTTATGCAACAGGCACACCTATGACTGCTCCAGTAGGTACATTTGAATATGGCAATACAGTTAATAAAATCTATTCAAGCCGAAATGGTTATAGGATGAGTGATTATCATAGACTCGATTTGTCAGTTACTTTGAAAGGTGTGGAAAGACCTAATAGATTTTGGCAAGGTGAATGGGTTTTTTCAATTTATAATGCTTATGGTAGACATAATGATTGGATTATTAACTTTGTTCAAGACAAGAATAATCCCAAAATATTAAATGCTCAAAGGATGTACCTTCCATTTGTGTTCTTTCCAGGCATTACCTACAATTTTAATTTTTAA
- a CDS encoding nuclear transport factor 2 family protein, with protein MNFYQKAKDIYDMLGQEKMLEAFEKYYHKDVVMVEATGEARSGKDTNREFEISFLDSIKEMHGSGVNSITSNETDGVTMVESWMDITFKDGSRMKMEEVAVQRWKGDLIIHERFYYNAGK; from the coding sequence ATGAACTTTTATCAAAAGGCCAAAGACATTTACGATATGCTAGGTCAAGAGAAAATGCTCGAAGCGTTTGAAAAATACTACCATAAGGATGTTGTAATGGTTGAAGCAACTGGTGAAGCCAGAAGCGGGAAAGACACTAATAGGGAGTTTGAAATAAGTTTCTTGGATTCAATCAAGGAGATGCATGGTTCTGGAGTAAATTCCATAACATCTAATGAAACCGATGGGGTAACAATGGTTGAATCGTGGATGGATATTACATTTAAAGATGGCTCTAGGATGAAGATGGAGGAGGTTGCCGTTCAACGTTGGAAGGGCGATCTGATTATCCATGAACGTTTTTACTATAATGCTGGTAAATGA
- a CDS encoding amidotransferase, whose translation MNIGLLVCDHIQEEFPGYPELFKTILPQNQFEIFNVCDREFPKSLSYCDAWIITGSKFSVYDDIDWIIQLKSFVRDISIADKYCIGVCFGHQMLGEAMGGKVQKSEKGWCVGVHQFEILKRENWMTPFLPNLNLLMSCQDQIKVLPENSVILAQSPICPVGIIQIGDKMLGIQGHPEFSAEYVKSLMMDRTNRIGKELVKVGIESLKASTQSLVLAEWINNFLNQ comes from the coding sequence ATGAATATTGGACTTCTTGTTTGCGATCATATTCAGGAAGAATTTCCCGGATATCCAGAACTTTTTAAAACCATATTACCTCAAAATCAATTTGAGATTTTTAATGTTTGTGATAGAGAATTCCCAAAATCACTTTCCTATTGTGATGCTTGGATAATTACTGGTTCCAAGTTTTCAGTTTATGATGATATCGATTGGATTATTCAACTGAAAAGTTTTGTACGAGATATTTCAATTGCAGATAAATACTGTATTGGTGTTTGCTTTGGTCACCAAATGCTTGGTGAAGCGATGGGAGGAAAGGTACAGAAATCAGAAAAGGGTTGGTGTGTTGGAGTTCACCAATTTGAAATTTTGAAAAGAGAGAATTGGATGACACCTTTTCTTCCTAATCTGAATTTACTGATGTCGTGTCAGGATCAGATTAAGGTTTTGCCTGAAAACAGCGTGATATTGGCCCAATCACCCATATGTCCAGTTGGGATCATTCAAATTGGAGATAAAATGCTTGGTATTCAGGGACATCCTGAATTTTCGGCAGAATATGTAAAATCATTGATGATGGATAGAACAAATAGAATAGGGAAAGAGTTAGTAAAAGTTGGTATTGAAAGTTTAAAGGCATCAACACAAAGTTTGGTTTTAGCCGAATGGATAAATAATTTTTTGAATCAATAG
- a CDS encoding radical SAM protein, with amino-acid sequence MAYFSYNEPVFRPPAEANSAIIQATLGCSWNRCAFCEMYTSKKFKIRRLDELKPEIEELSKIYSGVKKIFLADGNAFVLSANILMPILAEINRQFGKIQRISSYALPKDILSKTDDELKELKGLGLKLLYIGIETGDDELLTLINKGETSSSTIEGILKAHNAGIDTSIMIINGLGGKKYSNQHAVNSAKVINMINPKYLSTLTLSLPYGLNHFQNRFNGEYIPLSVVELFEELKTFISLTELNNAIYRSNHVSNNLILSGTLSRDMENLIHQIDNAIKITPRDVYPTSPLML; translated from the coding sequence ATGGCATACTTTTCCTATAATGAACCAGTTTTTCGCCCACCTGCCGAGGCTAATTCTGCAATAATACAAGCAACATTAGGATGTTCTTGGAATCGTTGTGCATTCTGCGAGATGTATACTTCCAAGAAATTTAAGATTCGTAGGCTCGATGAACTAAAACCTGAGATTGAGGAACTTTCAAAAATTTATTCGGGTGTTAAAAAGATTTTCCTTGCCGATGGTAATGCATTTGTGCTTTCGGCTAATATTCTAATGCCAATATTAGCTGAGATAAATAGACAATTTGGAAAAATACAACGTATCTCATCGTACGCTTTACCCAAAGATATTTTAAGTAAAACGGATGATGAGTTAAAGGAACTAAAAGGCTTGGGATTAAAATTACTCTATATTGGTATTGAAACTGGCGATGATGAGCTTCTAACGCTTATAAATAAAGGCGAGACATCAAGTTCAACAATAGAAGGTATACTCAAAGCTCATAATGCGGGTATTGATACATCTATAATGATTATAAATGGGTTAGGAGGAAAAAAATATTCTAACCAACATGCTGTTAATTCTGCGAAGGTTATCAATATGATTAACCCAAAATACCTTTCGACACTTACCTTAAGCTTACCCTACGGATTAAATCATTTTCAGAATCGGTTTAATGGTGAGTATATTCCCCTTTCAGTTGTAGAATTGTTTGAGGAACTTAAAACTTTCATATCTCTAACCGAGTTGAATAATGCAATATACAGGAGCAATCATGTATCAAATAACCTAATACTAAGTGGAACTCTATCAAGGGATATGGAGAATTTAATCCATCAAATTGATAATGCAATAAAGATAACTCCAAGAGATGTTTATCCTACATCACCTTTAATGCTTTAA